In a genomic window of Occallatibacter riparius:
- a CDS encoding UdgX family uracil-DNA binding protein (This protein belongs to the uracil DNA glycosylase superfamily, members of which act in excision repair of DNA. However, it belongs more specifically to UdgX branch, whose founding member was found to bind uracil in DNA (where it does not belong), without cleaving it, appears to promote DNA repair by a pathway involving RecA, rather than base excision.) translates to MPDLKNSAAKYVPDSRDLSVLTDAVQECRGCDLYRNATQAVFGMRDAGPGDVAGVELMMVGEQPGDQEDKQGRPFVGPAGKLLDECLEEAGIDRSQVYVTNAVKHFKWEPRGKIRLHKKPGVREIRACNPWLQAEIQAVEPRLIVCLGSSAAQALLGAQFRVTQSRGVLQHAAGLPPLLATIHPSAILRARTHEDRERERRAFIEDLRQAESILRRVR, encoded by the coding sequence ATGCCCGATCTTAAGAACAGTGCGGCTAAGTATGTTCCTGATTCGCGCGATTTGTCTGTGCTGACCGACGCGGTGCAGGAGTGTCGCGGGTGCGATCTTTATCGCAACGCTACGCAGGCGGTGTTTGGGATGCGAGATGCCGGGCCTGGCGATGTGGCCGGCGTCGAATTGATGATGGTGGGCGAGCAGCCCGGCGACCAGGAAGACAAGCAAGGCCGTCCGTTCGTGGGACCAGCAGGCAAGCTGCTGGATGAGTGTCTTGAGGAAGCGGGCATCGATCGCTCGCAGGTCTACGTGACCAACGCGGTGAAGCACTTCAAATGGGAGCCGCGAGGCAAAATCCGCCTACATAAGAAGCCTGGCGTGCGCGAGATTCGTGCGTGCAATCCTTGGTTGCAGGCGGAGATTCAGGCCGTAGAGCCGAGATTGATCGTATGTCTCGGTTCGAGCGCGGCACAGGCGCTGCTGGGCGCGCAATTCCGCGTCACGCAATCGAGAGGAGTGCTGCAGCACGCTGCGGGGCTGCCACCGCTTCTCGCGACGATTCATCCCTCTGCGATTCTGCGCGCCAGGACTCACGAAGACCGCGAGCGCGAGCGGCGCGCATTCATCGAAGATCTCCGCCAGGCCGAATCCATTCTGCGCCGCGTCCGCTGA
- a CDS encoding aldo/keto reductase, translating into MPEFQSPKRPMGKTGLQVSILGVGGYHLGTASGQSEVNNMVAKALDRGINFFDNAWEYHKGMSEERLGTALKGKRDQAIVMTKLCTHGRKKDVAMKQLEESLTRLQTDHLDVWQIHEVVYYNDPERAYDHDGAVEALAAAKQQGKVRFVGFTGHKDPSIHLDMIHRGFPFDAVQMPINAFDPSFRSFEREVVPVAVQKGMAVFSMKSMGGSGEAIVHGALTPSEALSYAMSIPGVSTTISGMDSMEVLDQNLRILHDFKPLATEQLNALREHGRRFNDGRYELYKSTVKYDGELGREQHNFPTSAELPA; encoded by the coding sequence GTGCCCGAGTTTCAATCGCCGAAGCGCCCGATGGGTAAGACGGGCCTGCAGGTTTCGATCCTAGGGGTGGGCGGCTATCACCTCGGCACCGCGTCCGGGCAGAGCGAAGTGAACAACATGGTTGCGAAGGCTCTCGATCGTGGCATCAACTTCTTTGACAACGCGTGGGAGTATCACAAGGGCATGAGCGAAGAGCGCCTTGGCACTGCTCTCAAGGGAAAGCGCGACCAGGCGATCGTGATGACGAAGCTGTGCACGCACGGACGCAAGAAGGACGTCGCGATGAAGCAGCTGGAGGAGTCACTCACGCGACTGCAGACTGACCATCTGGACGTGTGGCAAATCCACGAAGTGGTCTACTACAACGACCCGGAGCGCGCGTACGATCACGATGGAGCGGTTGAAGCGCTGGCCGCCGCGAAGCAGCAGGGCAAAGTGCGCTTCGTGGGATTCACCGGACACAAGGATCCTTCCATTCACCTGGACATGATTCATCGGGGCTTTCCCTTTGACGCGGTGCAGATGCCGATCAATGCGTTCGATCCTTCGTTTCGATCGTTCGAGCGCGAGGTGGTTCCTGTGGCGGTGCAGAAAGGGATGGCGGTGTTCTCGATGAAGAGTATGGGAGGTTCGGGCGAGGCCATCGTGCATGGAGCGCTCACGCCGAGCGAAGCTCTGTCGTATGCGATGAGCATTCCTGGAGTCTCCACCACGATCTCCGGTATGGACTCGATGGAAGTGCTCGACCAGAATCTGCGCATTCTGCATGACTTCAAGCCGTTGGCGACGGAGCAGTTGAATGCTCTGCGCGAGCATGGACGCCGTTTCAATGACGGGCGTTATGAGTTATATAAGAGCACGGTGAAGTATGACGGCGAACTGGGACGTGAACAGCACAACTTTCCCACGTCCGCCGAATTGCCTGCCTGA
- a CDS encoding aldo/keto reductase, whose amino-acid sequence MAGSGAIPTRPFGKTGVKVSALGLGGHHLGAAKDEQTAVEIVHRALDGGITFFDCCWEYNRGKSEGWLGKGLKGARDKAFLMTKVCTHGRDASLAMQMLEQSLRRLQTDHLDLWQIHGVSFPNDPDLFIRPGGAAEALEKAKKDGKVRFTGFTGHKDPDIHLAMLKTGFAFDAVQMPLNPFDANFHSFEQKVLPVLNQRGIAPIGMKPIGGHGEPVQKGVFTAQELLGYAMSLPVAVTLSGVSEPEILEQNLKVAQGFTPLSQEEMQKLRERAKPYAGDGQFELYKVSIKFDNPEARIAHEFPLDPKQVEVQQMIHSTQNTGRPYPQVTDSPGA is encoded by the coding sequence ATGGCGGGTTCCGGCGCGATTCCAACGAGGCCGTTTGGGAAGACCGGCGTAAAGGTGTCAGCGCTGGGGCTGGGCGGTCATCACCTGGGCGCCGCTAAAGACGAACAGACGGCGGTTGAAATTGTCCATCGTGCGCTGGATGGCGGAATCACGTTCTTCGATTGCTGCTGGGAATACAACCGCGGCAAGTCGGAGGGTTGGCTCGGCAAGGGGCTGAAGGGCGCGCGAGACAAGGCTTTCCTGATGACCAAGGTCTGCACGCACGGGCGCGACGCCAGCCTGGCCATGCAGATGCTGGAGCAGAGCCTTCGCCGGCTGCAAACCGATCATCTTGATCTATGGCAGATTCACGGCGTGAGTTTTCCGAACGACCCCGATTTATTCATTCGCCCCGGCGGAGCGGCGGAGGCTCTTGAGAAGGCGAAGAAGGATGGCAAGGTTCGCTTTACCGGATTTACCGGCCACAAGGATCCCGATATTCACCTGGCGATGCTCAAGACGGGATTTGCCTTCGATGCCGTGCAGATGCCGCTGAATCCTTTCGACGCGAACTTCCACAGTTTCGAGCAGAAAGTGCTTCCTGTGCTGAACCAGCGCGGCATTGCTCCGATCGGGATGAAGCCGATTGGAGGGCACGGCGAGCCCGTGCAGAAGGGCGTGTTTACCGCGCAGGAGCTGCTGGGTTACGCGATGTCGCTGCCGGTTGCGGTGACGCTCTCTGGAGTTTCAGAGCCGGAGATCTTGGAGCAAAATCTCAAGGTGGCGCAAGGATTCACGCCGCTCAGTCAAGAAGAAATGCAGAAGCTGCGTGAGCGCGCGAAACCCTATGCAGGTGATGGGCAGTTCGAGCTTTACAAGGTGTCGATCAAATTCGATAACCCGGAAGCGCGCATCGCTCATGAGTTCCCATTGGATCCGAAGCAGGTGGAAGTGCAGCAGATGATCCACTCTACGCAGAACACTGGCCGGCCCTATCCGCAGGTGACGGATTCACCGGGGGCCTGA
- a CDS encoding TonB-dependent receptor has protein sequence MRKLFFLIVCLAAMAPLGAAQSNLALIRGSVLDPQSHVVPNAHIHITAKDTGAQREVTSNASGLYEIAGLLPGSYQVSVDATGFRQTEQTIDLEVGQQATIDVRLGLGGESQTVTVQASQGELLKTQDSSVGATVDQRSVDSLPLNGRMMIDLVLTVPGAHISHGAGTGDMNPLYWRPGQRSAVSIGGSRPNANYFLLDGATNTDPTFNTQNISASPDAVQEFQVQTGSYSAEMGGAGGGQINIVTRSGTGTWHGTAYEFLRNGAMDASTFNSMGNNFLVQNNFGGSIGGPLPHLGKTFIFVNYEGLRHVETMAMVDTVPTEEEVGGDFSQSGVDIYDPNTTRDNPDFNPGLPASKSNPKVIRDQFQYRGVLNVIPPDRLQQAPSIMLQKYTPRPNTMDMGSMTMMGQPTVIGAGNDANNYLDLRKQRMNTDQGTIRVDHNFGNNDSAYFRYSAGGEYGFHPVGLPGFGFYHDDLAQNGILAWTHVFNSHMVNTFSGAISRLVMMHSTESAYKNDIVTELGLHGTGFGGPGAWGAPYFTVQGFSPMGDQFSATPMHAWDTVVEGRDSLSWQLGRHSLKFGGAYQKFIWPMWGFFQNRGFYQFTNGFTTKYALNDGKTGASLASFLLGLPAARQGQAGVPQMDLRQWYANGYGQDSWRLSSTTTLTYGLRYEYMAPLVDIEYTNSNLDLSGPDPHIFIGGQNGYPKGLMYAPRTNFAPRLGLAQNFPSVGLVAHVAYGIFYTPVDMNTWCNQRHNVPYVFPLTSQSDPFIPSIVGVPTPLDFPDPVLGKSVVSFTGMQLHAPAQYIQQWSASVEKQLGKETTLELGYLGSGGFHLQRSHLINNAEPGPGLIQPRRHYYVNNGPGFSFVPNSTFPPTVKLSPTFDGHVPVSTVNLLENTAQSWYDAGYVNVRRRYSNGLSFLANYTWAKALTNAPDFRSPMFESAIPQNNDDLQAEKGPGCDVRHRGAISAVYSPHAWNRNNFTHALTKDWRTSIVYQVQTGFPLTISVFGDTANAGTVVGENPIRANYTGKPIFTSGTKNSTTWFNPAAFATPPAYTYGNVGRNTVYGPGTTTTDFGVVREFSIAEKARFEGRAEFFNLFNHTNLGTPNRFVNTASFGSITEASTPGREIQLSARLSF, from the coding sequence ATGCGCAAGCTGTTCTTCCTCATCGTGTGCCTCGCGGCCATGGCGCCCCTCGGCGCCGCGCAGAGTAACCTCGCTCTGATCCGCGGTTCCGTCCTCGATCCCCAGAGCCACGTCGTTCCCAACGCGCACATCCACATCACTGCGAAAGATACGGGCGCCCAGCGTGAGGTCACGTCAAACGCCAGTGGCCTGTATGAAATCGCCGGCCTGCTGCCTGGCTCCTATCAGGTTTCTGTGGATGCAACAGGCTTCCGTCAAACAGAGCAGACCATCGATCTTGAAGTCGGACAGCAGGCCACAATCGACGTGCGTCTTGGCCTCGGTGGCGAAAGCCAGACCGTGACCGTCCAGGCGTCGCAGGGCGAGTTGCTCAAGACACAGGATTCCAGCGTCGGCGCTACTGTCGACCAGCGCTCCGTCGATTCCCTGCCCCTGAACGGCCGCATGATGATCGACCTCGTGCTCACCGTACCCGGCGCACACATCAGCCACGGCGCTGGCACGGGCGACATGAATCCGCTCTACTGGCGCCCCGGCCAGCGCTCCGCCGTCTCCATCGGCGGCTCGCGCCCCAACGCCAACTACTTCCTGCTCGACGGCGCAACCAACACAGACCCCACCTTCAACACCCAGAACATCAGCGCGTCGCCCGACGCCGTGCAGGAGTTCCAGGTACAGACCGGCAGCTACTCGGCCGAGATGGGTGGCGCAGGCGGCGGCCAGATCAACATCGTTACTCGCTCCGGAACCGGCACTTGGCATGGCACCGCTTACGAGTTCCTGCGCAATGGCGCAATGGACGCGTCTACGTTCAACTCCATGGGCAACAATTTCCTCGTCCAGAACAACTTCGGCGGCAGCATCGGTGGACCTCTTCCTCACCTGGGTAAGACCTTCATCTTCGTCAACTACGAAGGCCTCCGCCACGTCGAAACCATGGCGATGGTCGACACAGTCCCCACGGAAGAAGAAGTGGGCGGCGACTTCAGCCAGAGCGGTGTGGACATCTACGATCCCAATACCACGCGTGACAATCCTGACTTCAATCCGGGGCTGCCGGCCAGCAAGTCAAATCCGAAGGTCATTCGCGATCAGTTCCAGTACAGGGGCGTGCTGAACGTCATTCCCCCGGACCGCCTGCAGCAGGCGCCTTCCATCATGCTGCAGAAGTACACGCCGCGTCCCAACACAATGGACATGGGCAGCATGACCATGATGGGCCAGCCCACCGTTATTGGCGCCGGCAACGACGCGAACAATTATCTCGACCTGCGCAAGCAGCGCATGAACACCGATCAGGGCACCATCCGCGTTGACCACAACTTTGGCAACAACGACTCGGCTTACTTCCGCTACTCCGCCGGGGGTGAGTACGGGTTCCACCCCGTCGGACTGCCCGGATTCGGCTTCTACCACGATGATCTGGCGCAGAACGGCATCCTCGCCTGGACCCATGTCTTCAACTCGCACATGGTCAACACCTTCTCGGGCGCCATCTCGCGCCTCGTCATGATGCACAGCACTGAAAGCGCCTACAAGAATGACATCGTCACCGAGCTCGGCCTTCACGGCACCGGCTTCGGCGGACCCGGCGCGTGGGGTGCTCCTTACTTCACCGTGCAGGGATTCTCTCCCATGGGCGATCAGTTCAGCGCCACTCCCATGCACGCCTGGGACACGGTCGTTGAAGGCCGCGATTCGCTGAGCTGGCAGCTTGGCCGCCACTCACTCAAATTCGGTGGCGCGTATCAAAAATTCATTTGGCCCATGTGGGGATTCTTCCAGAACCGCGGGTTCTATCAGTTCACCAACGGATTCACCACGAAGTACGCCCTCAACGACGGCAAGACCGGTGCATCGCTTGCCAGCTTCCTGCTCGGCTTGCCTGCGGCGCGCCAGGGCCAGGCCGGGGTTCCCCAGATGGACCTGCGCCAGTGGTACGCGAACGGCTACGGCCAGGATTCGTGGCGGCTCAGCTCGACCACAACTCTGACCTACGGCCTGCGCTACGAGTACATGGCTCCACTTGTTGATATCGAATACACCAATTCAAACCTCGACCTCTCCGGCCCCGACCCGCATATTTTCATCGGCGGCCAGAATGGCTACCCGAAGGGCCTGATGTACGCGCCCCGCACCAACTTCGCGCCGCGCCTGGGTCTAGCGCAAAACTTCCCATCTGTGGGCTTGGTCGCTCACGTCGCCTACGGCATCTTCTACACACCGGTCGACATGAACACATGGTGCAACCAGCGCCACAATGTTCCTTATGTGTTCCCATTGACCTCGCAAAGCGATCCCTTCATTCCGAGCATCGTCGGCGTTCCAACCCCCCTTGACTTCCCCGACCCCGTGCTTGGCAAGTCCGTCGTGAGCTTCACCGGCATGCAGCTTCACGCCCCGGCTCAATACATCCAGCAGTGGAGCGCCTCGGTTGAAAAGCAGCTCGGGAAAGAAACGACTCTTGAACTCGGTTACCTGGGGTCCGGCGGATTCCACCTACAGCGCTCGCATCTGATCAACAACGCGGAGCCGGGCCCCGGTCTCATCCAACCGCGCCGTCACTACTATGTCAACAATGGGCCAGGGTTCAGCTTTGTGCCCAACTCCACCTTCCCGCCTACGGTAAAACTATCTCCAACGTTCGACGGACACGTTCCGGTTAGCACGGTCAACCTGCTCGAAAACACCGCGCAGAGCTGGTATGACGCCGGCTACGTCAATGTCCGCCGTCGTTACTCCAACGGTCTGAGCTTCCTCGCCAACTACACGTGGGCCAAGGCGCTCACTAACGCACCTGACTTCCGCTCGCCCATGTTCGAGTCCGCCATTCCGCAAAACAACGACGACCTGCAGGCCGAGAAGGGGCCTGGCTGCGACGTGCGCCATCGCGGCGCTATCAGCGCTGTCTACAGCCCGCATGCGTGGAACCGCAATAACTTCACGCACGCACTCACAAAAGACTGGCGCACCTCCATCGTCTACCAGGTACAGACGGGCTTCCCCCTCACCATCTCCGTCTTCGGCGACACCGCCAATGCCGGCACGGTCGTCGGCGAGAACCCAATCCGCGCCAACTACACCGGCAAACCCATCTTCACGAGTGGAACAAAGAACTCAACCACCTGGTTCAACCCCGCAGCGTTCGCCACGCCGCCTGCCTACACCTACGGCAACGTCGGCCGTAACACGGTCTATGGACCCGGCACCACAACCACGGACTTCGGCGTGGTCCGCGAATTCTCCATCGCTGAAAAGGCGCGCTTCGAAGGCCGCGCCGAGTTCTTCAACCTCTTCAACCACACCAACCTCGGCACGCCCAACCGCTTCGTCAACACAGCGAGTTTCGGTAGCATCACCGAGGCATCCACTCCCGGCCGCGAAATACAGTTGAGCGCGCGGCTGTCCTTCTAA